A part of Pirellulales bacterium genomic DNA contains:
- a CDS encoding alpha/beta fold hydrolase, which translates to MPADWRPLYPFSPHELRLGGHRYHYVDEGQGQPLLLAHGNPTWSFYWRNLITAFRDRYRVIAIDHIGCGLSDKPQNYPYQLSQHIENLSRLVCVLDLHDVTLVGHDWGGAIGLGAALRTPDRFARFVMFNTGAFRCRSMPLRIRICRTPILGAFALRGLNAFLRAGFHLAIRNKRWLTPEVRAGYLAPYNCWNHRVAIDRFVNDIPMKPRHLSYSALLALENGISTLADRPWLLLWGMRDWCFHSWFLDRFLEIIPRAEVHRFVDAGHWVVEDAMSESIEKLRVFLAATKAEVEQRRRGGHTLAAPS; encoded by the coding sequence ATGCCCGCCGACTGGCGACCTCTTTATCCGTTTTCTCCCCACGAACTTCGCTTGGGCGGGCATCGCTATCACTACGTCGACGAAGGCCAAGGCCAACCGCTCCTGCTGGCTCACGGTAATCCGACTTGGTCGTTCTATTGGCGGAATCTAATTACCGCGTTCCGCGACCGTTATCGAGTCATCGCCATCGATCACATCGGCTGCGGCCTGAGCGACAAGCCGCAAAATTATCCGTATCAATTGTCGCAGCACATCGAAAATCTTAGCCGTTTGGTCTGCGTGTTGGATTTGCACGACGTCACGCTTGTCGGCCACGATTGGGGTGGCGCGATCGGCCTAGGCGCCGCCTTGCGAACCCCTGACCGGTTCGCGCGATTTGTGATGTTCAATACCGGCGCATTTCGGTGCCGTTCGATGCCGCTGCGAATTCGCATCTGTCGCACTCCAATCTTGGGGGCATTTGCACTGCGCGGCCTCAACGCATTTCTCCGCGCCGGCTTTCACCTGGCCATTCGCAACAAGCGATGGCTGACTCCGGAGGTACGCGCCGGCTATCTGGCTCCGTACAACTGCTGGAACCATCGAGTTGCCATCGACCGTTTCGTCAACGACATCCCCATGAAACCGCGGCATCTTAGCTACTCGGCGCTACTGGCCTTAGAAAACGGCATCTCGACACTCGCCGACCGTCCTTGGCTGTTGCTGTGGGGCATGCGAGATTGGTGCTTCCACTCGTGGTTCTTAGATCGCTTCCTTGAAATCATTCCCCGCGCCGAAGTCCACCGGTTTGTCGATGCTGGCCACTGGGTTGTTGAAGATGCCATGTCTGAATCAATCGAAAAGCT